Proteins found in one Bremerella volcania genomic segment:
- the thpR gene encoding RNA 2',3'-cyclic phosphodiesterase: MEATRCFLAVRISTDVRRRAEKLIKKLSVAEADVKWVESENLHITTNFLGDVTSQDVVDISRKTIEVAAEHAAFELEMIGTGAFPDVANPRTLWVGARAGAEQLIALQEDLTESLAAIGFPPDSRKKYHPHLTLGRLKRFSRKVDDLKTLLAENAELPMGECHVKEVCIFASKLDRTGPKYTLIGRGTLG; the protein is encoded by the coding sequence ATGGAAGCGACTCGCTGTTTTCTGGCCGTCCGCATTTCCACAGACGTCCGCCGCCGCGCCGAAAAGCTGATCAAAAAGCTCTCGGTTGCCGAGGCCGACGTGAAATGGGTCGAGTCCGAGAACCTGCACATCACGACCAATTTTCTCGGGGACGTCACCAGCCAGGACGTGGTCGACATCTCTCGGAAAACGATTGAGGTCGCCGCCGAGCACGCGGCCTTCGAGTTAGAGATGATCGGCACCGGGGCCTTTCCCGACGTCGCCAATCCCCGCACGCTGTGGGTCGGCGCGCGTGCCGGAGCCGAGCAGCTGATTGCGCTGCAGGAAGATCTGACCGAGAGCCTGGCCGCGATCGGTTTCCCGCCAGATTCGCGGAAGAAGTATCACCCCCATCTGACTCTTGGTCGGCTGAAACGCTTTAGCCGCAAGGTCGACGACCTGAAGACGCTGCTGGCCGAAAACGCCGAATTGCCGATGGGTGAGTGCCACGTGAAGGAAGTTTGCATCTTTGCCAGCAAGCTCGATCGCACTGGTCCCAAGTACACGCTGATCGGTCGCGGTACGCTCGGTTAA